The genomic DNA ACTTAAAGACTACCTGTAGCTGGTCAAGCTTATCTATATAACTGAGTTTATTGTATTTCATTGAAATCACACCCAATATTCATTACCTTTTTACAAGATAACAAATATGGGAAGTTATATCAATATATTGCTAATGACTTCCCATTTACATTCCCATGTAGAGTATGCATTCCCACGCAGAGCATGGGAACGAGGAGGCTTATGCCTTAGAAGATTCTTCAATGTTTAGCTCTTCCTTAAGCGTATCTACTGTAACAGACTCCATGTTTTTTCCTGTACGGGTCTCTTGCATGGCAGTTTGGGTCTCATCATTTGGCAAAACCACATCAAAGGGTAAGCCTCGCCTGTAAACCACCATGCTGGTGAAGATATTTACTGCATCGGTAAAATTAAGCCCTAATTGCGTCAATATCACCTTGGCCTCACTCAACTTTTCTGCATCAAGGCGCAAACTGGTTTGTACTTTGTTCGACATAATTAAGGCTCCCGACTTACCATATACTCAATATTATATACCATTTGGTGTATAAATAAAGGGTGCGGTATGCATTCCCACGCGGGGCGTGGGAACGAGGAGACAAAGACCAAACAATGGTGCGCAGTGCGCACCCTACCCTCTGGCATTCAAATATGCTCGCTCCGATACATCATGCCACGCCATAACCTGCTTCCTGAATTTTCGGAAGCTGTCATAGACCTCTTTTGATAATGGGTCGTTATTGGCAACATCGGCGACAACCTCATCGGAGATCTGACGCAGGCGATTAAGGACATCATCGGGGAATTTTCTGAGATCAACCTTGTGCTTATTGACCAGGGTATCCAGGGCGGCGTTGTTGCGTGCGGTGTATTCGGCGAGCATATCCTGATTGGCAACACGACTGGCATTCTTTACGATGCTTTGCAGATCTTTGGGCAGGGCCTCGAAGGCTTCCTGGTTGATAAAGGCCTCGATGCTGCTGCCAGGCTCGTGCCAACCGGGGTAATAATAGTGTTTAGCCGCCTTGTATAGTCCAAATGCAAGATCATTATAAGGACCTACCCATTCGGTAGCATCAATGGTGCCGGATTGCAGGGCGGTAAATAACTCACCTCCGGGTAGGGAAACGGGGGTACCCCCGGCGCGGCGCAAGACCTCGCCGCCGAGTCCGGGGATGCGCATCTTCAACCCCTTGAGATCATCGATATTATTGATCTGTTTATTAAACCAGCCTCCCATCTGCACCCCGGTATTGCCCGCTGCGGTGGGGATCAGGCCGAAGGGTTTATAGACCTTTTCCCACAGCTCCATACCGCCACCATAATATAACCAGCTATTCATCTCCTGGGCGGTAAGACCAAAGGGAACCGAGGAAAAGAACTGTGCTGCCTCACTTTTGCCCTTCCAGTAATAGGCTCCACTATGCCCCATTTGTGCCGTTCCTCTGGAAACAGCGTCGAAAACCTCAAAAGCTGGCACTAACTCGTTGGCACCATAGACCTTAACCTGGATCCTGCCACCACTCATCTCAACAATCTTTTTAGCCAGATAATTAGCTCCAGTACCGAGCCCTGGAAAGTTTCTTGGCCAACTGGTGACCATCTTCCAGCGGATCTTTTTGGCGGCATGGACAGCGGGGGCGGCGAGTATGCCACTCACTGCAAGGGCGCTGCCGCTGGCCTTCTGGATAAAGTCACGTCTTTTCATTAGATCTCCGTTGTATGGATCCCCGCATACGCGAGGATGACAAGTTCCTGGGGGTTCCGTTATTAAGGTTCGTCTGGTGCGTAGTACTCACCCTACATAAATACGCTACGCTAACCCGACCTACATGTAAATATTATCTACAAAATATAGATATTACCTCTTGCGTCGCAGTTAAATTGTGGCATTATAGTAAAAAATTAGGTTTAGCTCTTAATGCTATGATTAATAGGATAAAAAGGATTTTGCGAATTATATGCATGAGAATCCCTGGTCTTCATTATCACTGAGCAAAAATTAACTGAGCACACGCCTATGTTAACAAATAATCTCGACGGACTTCGCGGTCGCTTTACTCTTTCTATTATTGCGGGTTTTGGGCTATCAATGGCGGCGGGTATTGCTGCTGCTATCCTGTTTAAAGCTCTCTCGCTGCCGGTTTTAATGGCATCATTACAAAGCTCGATATTTCCGCTCTATGTTATTGCGACCGTGGGCTGGGCGGCTATCCACTTCTCACGCTACCTAGGGCCTTTTATCTCCTGGTTACACCGTCACCCCGAAGGCGGTACAGCACCAAATAACCTGCACCGCCACCTTGATCGCTTCGGGCGTGATTACTGGGGATTATTTCTGTTTTCCTCACTAGCAACACCGCTGGCCTGTTTGTTATCCGGGGGGGTCAGCCTGGCTGATATTGAGGTGACGAATATCATCTATTTCACCCTGCTACAATTAACGGCGGCGGTACTCATCGGGCTACCTGCCTATCTCGCAGCACAAGATCGCCTTGGTCAGATTGTGGCTCACATGGGTCTGCACAAGGTACAACTCAGCATCAAATCCAAGATCATGTTACTCGGCGGCTTTGTCCCTCTGCTCTCATATTCCCTGTTATTGAACTACCACTGGACTCAAACCGGTACCCTGGACAGTTCGCTACTTTATATATGGGCAACACTGGCTATCACCACCCTCATTATTACTGGTCTGTCGATTCAAGGCATGGCACAGGCTCTACGCCCGGTACAGATGATGCTCAGTCGTCATGGCGCATCAACGCGTAATGAACTGGCTCAACTACGTGCCCAGTCAACCGATGAGATTGGTTACATGACACAAACCCTGGGCAAACTATTTCGTCGCCTGGGCGATCAGGAGTCTCATATCCGCACCGTAATTGATGGTGCTGCCGAGGGTATTATCGTCATTGATAGCAAGGGTGTGATTGATAATTTCAACCCGGCTGCCGAACAACTGTTCGGTTATCTCTCACATGAGATTGGTGGTCGCACCCTGTCCTGGTTACTACCCGACATCTTCGGTAAGGATAACCAAAAACCCAGGGGCATTACTCAAGCCATCGAGACCGCCGGACATCATCGTAATGGTGATGCACTCTCAGTATCGGTGCGCGTTAGTGAAATGATGATTAGTGGCAAGCATATGTATACCTGCCTGGTCGCCGATATCTCCAAACGCAAAAGTGCCGAGAATCAATTAATGGATGCCGAAGCACGTTATCGGGATCTGGTGGAGACCGCACACGATCTGGTATGGAGTGCCGATGTGGATGGTAACTGGACTTATCTTAATCGTGCCAGTTATGCCATCTATGGTCTGGAGCCAGGACAAATGCTGGGTCGCCCG from Gammaproteobacteria bacterium includes the following:
- a CDS encoding type II toxin-antitoxin system RelB/DinJ family antitoxin, whose product is MSNKVQTSLRLDAEKLSEAKVILTQLGLNFTDAVNIFTSMVVYRRGLPFDVVLPNDETQTAMQETRTGKNMESVTVDTLKEELNIEESSKA
- a CDS encoding TRAP transporter substrate-binding protein, which gives rise to MKRRDFIQKASGSALAVSGILAAPAVHAAKKIRWKMVTSWPRNFPGLGTGANYLAKKIVEMSGGRIQVKVYGANELVPAFEVFDAVSRGTAQMGHSGAYYWKGKSEAAQFFSSVPFGLTAQEMNSWLYYGGGMELWEKVYKPFGLIPTAAGNTGVQMGGWFNKQINNIDDLKGLKMRIPGLGGEVLRRAGGTPVSLPGGELFTALQSGTIDATEWVGPYNDLAFGLYKAAKHYYYPGWHEPGSSIEAFINQEAFEALPKDLQSIVKNASRVANQDMLAEYTARNNAALDTLVNKHKVDLRKFPDDVLNRLRQISDEVVADVANNDPLSKEVYDSFRKFRKQVMAWHDVSERAYLNARG